A genome region from Purpureocillium takamizusanense chromosome 8, complete sequence includes the following:
- the CDR1_3 gene encoding Multidrug resistance protein (EggNog:ENOG503NTZE~TransMembrane:13 (o471-488i500-518o530-552i573-595o607-626i638-657o741-761i1165-1184o1249-1267i1288-1308o1314-1332i1344-1364o1437-1457i)~COG:Q), translating to MSAAVDGLGDVVASPEGFHAVREDKTTAQSKTPFKSRHSALHNLVQGISQNDDSVANDPKQNTIFGGDDLNSPLNPRGEKFSARDWARNVARMTNESGQRYRQIGLCFQNVNVFGYGTPIDFQKDVVNIWLSLPRMACQLYSSTIGRTRIDILHQFDGLIRPGELCAVLGPPGSGCSTFLKTISGDANGVYVNADSYFNYHGISAKEMHSAHRGDVIYTAELDVHFPMLTVGETLAFASRARCPRELPHGISRTQYCDGLRDVVMAMYGVSHTIHTRVGDEYVRGVSGGERKRVTIAEATLANAPFQCWDNSTRGLDSANAIQFCKTLRLQSDLFGHTCAVSMYQAPQSAYDVFDKTTIIYEGHQIYFGPANRAKEYFINLGFECPARQTSPDFLTSMTFPTERRIRQGCNPPQTAEEFAHAWRRSPEYEALQVEIEEYKAQHAIDGQDATTFRRLKTAYQAKGQRVNSPYILTYSQQVLLCFWRGYWRLKADPSMPVGMMIGNTIMALIISSLYYNMDISTTSFYGRSVVLFIAILFNALSSMLEILTLYAQRPIVEKQSRYAFYHPSAESYASVLVDLPLKILNMVSFNLVFYFMTNLNRQPGPFFFYLFTMFLIIMAMSGIFRSIASLSRSEQQAMVPASILLLCLLIFTGFIVPEDYMLGWCRWLNYVNPVAYGYESLMVNEFHNRNFSCSTYIPDYANTTSGSVACAAIGAVPGQTYVNGDDHITSAFKYHHGHKWRNVGIIIAMAIFNHAVYFIAAEYIRAKKSKGEVPVFRQGSKPQSSANGGRDVEKSISAPGSRVRRLSKYPASGRGGFEGSSSVFHWNNVCHDIKIKGKPRRILENVDGWVKPGTLTALMGVSGAGKTSLLDCLADRRYGVGVVTGEILIDGKLRDESFQRKTGYAQQLDLHLETTTVREALNFSAVLRQPSSIPRKEKLAYVDEVIKILDMGEYADAVVGVLGEGLNVEQRKRLTIGVELAAKPPFLLFVDEPTSGLDSQTSWAILDLLEKLSKAGQSILCTIHQPSAILFQRFDRLLLLAEGGRTVYFGDIGEDSKILTDYFERHGSHPCKPGTNPAEWMLETVGAAPGSSSDIDWHQTWRSSPEYQSVQSELGRLRALGDNRPSHEKNNPSSYREFAAPFGQQFLVVMQRVMQQHWRTPSYIYSKLSLCISSTLFIGLVFLNAPLTIQGLQNQMFAIFEMCSILGQLAEQQMPHFVAQRSLYEVRERPAKTYSWKVFMLSQIVAEIPWNTIASLFMWALIYYPVGFYKNADAAGQGAERAGLMWLLFWQLLLFICTFAHMCVAFGDTADSGGNTANFLFVLIFFFCGVLASPETMPRFWIFLYRVSPLSYWVSAILSTGLANVDVTCANNEWIQISPPDNRTCGDYMADYISRRGGYLLDPYATSDCSYCKIKETNVFLDGIGSHYGDRWRNFAIMWVFIIFNILAALTLYWVARMPKGKRRM from the exons ATGTCAGCCGCAGTTGACGGACTTGGAGATGTTGTGGCATCGCCAGAAGGGTTTCACGCCGTGCGCGAGGACAAAACTACAGCTCAGTCAAAGACCCCTTTCAAGAGCCGCCATTCCGCCCTTCACAATCTGGTGCAAGGCATCTCCCAAAATGATGATTCCGTTGCCAACGACCCGAAACAAAATACCATCTTTGGGGGAGATGATCTCAACTCGCCACTGAACCCACGCGGTGAGAAGTTCAGCGCGCGGGATTGGGCCAGGAATGTTGCCAGAATGACCAATGAGAGCGGCCAGAGATACCGTCAGATCGGCCTGTGCTTTCAGAATGTCAACGTCTTCGGCTACGGCACGCCCATAGACTTTCAGAAGGATGTCGTAAACATCTGGTTGTCTCTTCCACGCATGGCTTGCCAACTCTACTCCAGCACCATAGGCCGCACTCGGATCGACATTCTGCATCAATTCGACGGATTAATCCGCCCTGGAGAACTATGTGCTGTCCTTGGCCCACCTGGTTCCGGTTGCTCGACCTTCCTCAAGACTATATCGGGCGATGCCAACGGTGTCTACGTCAATGCCGATTCCTACTTCAACTATCATGGCATATCCGCAAAGGAGATGCACAGCGCGCACCGGGGTGACGTTATTTACaccgccgagctcgacgttcACTTTCCCATGTTGACAGTTGGCGAGACACTGGCATTCGCATCGCGGGCACGCTGCCCACGGGAGCTGCCGCATGGCATCAGTCGCACCCA ATACTGTGATGGCCTTCGAGAtgtcgtcatggccatgtATGGTGTCAGTCACACCATCCATACCAGAGTCGGAGACGAGTATGTACGAGGTGTTTCGGGTGGAGAGCGCAAGCGTGTCACCATCGCAGAGGCAACCCTGGCCAACGCCCCATTCCAGTGCTGGGACAA TTCGACTCGTGGTCTTGACTCGGCGAACGCCATTCAATTCTGCAAAACACTTAGGCTGCAGTCCGACCTGTTTGGCCACACATGCGCTGTGTCGATGTATCAGGCACCACAGAGCGCTTACGACGTATTTGATAAGACAACGATCATATACGAGGGCCATCAGATATACTTTGGACCAGCGAACAGGGCAAAGGAATATTTCATCAACCTTGGCTTTGAATGCCCGGCGCGTCAGACAAGTCCTGACTTCCTCACATCCATGACGTTCCCAACGGAGCGTAGAATTCGCCAGGGTTGCAATCCACCGCAAACTGCTGAGGAATTTGCCCATGCTTGGCGAAGAAGCCCTGAATATGAGGCATTGCAGGTCGAAATCGAGGAATATAAGGCGCAACATGCCAtcgacggccaggacgcCACGACCTTTCGACGGCTCAAAACGGCATATCAAGCCAAAGGACAACGTGTTAACTCGCCTTACATCCTCACCTATAGTCAACAGGTCCTGCTTTGTTTTTGGAGAGGATATTGGAGGCTTAAAGCCGATCCCTCAATGCCCGTCGGCATGATGATTGGGAACACGATTATGGCACTCATTATATCGTCCTTGTATTACAACATGGACATAAGCACGACTTCCTTCTACGGCCGCTCCGTTGTCCTCTTCATTGCGATTTTATTCAATGCGCTGTCCTCTATGCTAGAGATCCTGACACTATATGCTCAAAGACCAATTGTGGAGAAGCAGTCTCGCTACGCCTTTTATCATCCTTCAGCCGAGTCATATGCCTCCGTCCTGGTGGATCTGCCGTTAAAGATCCTAAACATGGTTTCTTTCAACTTGGTATTCTACTTCATGACTAACCTAAACCGCCAACCCGGCCCCTTCTTTTTCTATCTCTTCACTATGTTCCTTATCATTATGGCGATGTCTGGGATTTTTCGATCTAT AGCCTCGTTATCACGATCGGAACAACAGGCTATGGTTCCGGCATCAATCCTACTGCTTTGCCTGCTCATCTTTACAGGATTCATTGTGCCCGAGGACTACATGCTTGGCTGGTGTCGTTGGCTAAATTATGTCAATCCGGTAGCATATGGCTATGAGTCTCTCATGGTTAATGAGTTCCACAACCGCAACTTCTCATGCTCCACGTATATCCCTGACTACGCCAATACCACCTCAGGAAGCGTAGCTTGCGCCGCTATAGGGGCCGTGCCTGGGCAAACCTATGTTAATGGGGACGACCATATCACCTCAGCATTCAAATACCACCATGGGCACAAGTGGCGAAACGTTGGTATTATAATTGCCATGGCGATTTTCAACCATGCCGTCTACTTCATCGCCGCAGAATACATCCGGGCCAAGAAGTCCAAGGGCGAAGTTCCTGTCTTCCGCCAAGGTTCTAAACCACAGTCCTcggccaacggcggcagAGATGTTGAGAAATCAATCAGCGCACCTGGCTCACGGGTTAGGAGACTGTCCAAGTATCCAGCCAGCGGAAGAGGAGGCTTCGAGGGCTCCAGCAGCGTTTTCCACTGGAACAACGTGTGCCACGACATCAAGATCAAGGGGAAACCTCGACGTATCCTTGAAAATGTGGACGGCTGGGTCAAGCCTGGCACTCTCACCGCACTGATGGGTGTTTCCGGGGCTGGAAAGACCAGTCTCCTCGACTGTTTGGCTGACCGTCGTTATGGCGTGGGCGTTGTTACGGGCGAGATCTTGATCGATGGGAAGCTGCGTGATGAGAGTTTCCAGAGAAAGACAGGCTATGCCCAACAGCTTGATCTCCATTTGGAAACTACTACTGTTCGTGAG GCCCTCAATTTTTCTGCAGTCCTTCGTCAGCCGTCAAGTATTCCAAGAAAAGAAAAGCTGGCATATGTGGATGAAGTCATCAAGATACTGGATATGGGGGAGTATGCCGATGCCGTTGTTGGCGTGCTTGGTGAAGGCCTCAATGTCGAACAACGCAAGCGTTTGACTATTGGGGTAGAACTGGCCGCCAAACCGCCATTTCTGCTCTTCGTCGATGAGCCTACTTCTGGCCTGGATTCTCAAACCAGCTGGGCCATTCTGGACTTATTGGAGAAGCTGTCTAAAGCAGGCCAGTCTATACTCTGTACTATCCATCAGCCGTCGGCAATATTATTTCAACGGTTCGACCGGTTGCTCCTACTTGCTGAGGGCGgtcgtacagtatactttG GCGATATTGGAGAAGACTCCAAAATCCTCACTGACTACTTCGAGCGCCATGGCTCACATCCCTGCAAACCTGGCACCAACCCGGCCGAGTGGATGCTTGAAACAGTCGGTGCTGCCCCAGGCAGCTCTTCCGATATCGACTGGCATCAGACGTGGCGTTCCAGCCCAGAATACCAGTCGGTTCAGAGCGAACTGGGGCGTCTCAGGGCCTTAGGTGACAATCGGCCTTCGCATGAGAAGAACAATCCATCGTCGTACCGTGAGTTCGCTGCGCCATTTGGGCAACAATTTCTGGTCGTTATGCAGCGCGTGATGCAACAACACTGGCGGACACCATCTTATATCTACTCCAAGCTCAGCCTCTGCATCTCCAGCACTTTATTCATCGGACTTGTGTTTCTCAATGCACCTTTAACCATTCAGGGACTGCAAAATCAGATGTTCGCCATTTTCGAGATGTGCAGCATCTTGGGGCAACTTGCAGAGCAACAGATGCCCCATTTTGTTGCACAGCGATCGCTATACGAGGTTCGTGAACGGCCAGCCAAAACTTACTCATGGAAAGTCTTTATGCTCAGTCAGATTGTGGCCGAGATCCCCTGGAATACTATCGCGTCACTCTTTATGTGGGCGCTGATCTACTACCCAGTGGGCTTCTATAAAAATGCCGATGCCGCTGGACAGGGCGCAGAGCGCGCGGGGCTGATGTGGCTCCTATTCTGGCAATTGCTTCTGTTCATTTGCACGTTTGCCCATATGTGCGTTGCCTTTGGTGATACGGCTGACTCAGGAGGCAACACGGCCAACTTTCTTTTTGTCTTGATTTTCTTTTTCTGTGGTGTATTGGCTTCGCCAGAGACCATGCCTCGGTTTTGGATTTTCTTGTACCGTGTTTCGCCACTTTCGTATTGGGTTTCCGCTATACTGTCAACAGGTCTTGCCAACGTTGACGTGACGTGCGCCAACAATGAATGGATTCAGATCAGTCCTCCAGATAACCGCACATGCGGCGACTATATGGCCGACTATATTTCGAGGCGGGGTGGTTATCTTCTCGACCCGTACGCTACAAGCGACTGCAGCTACTGCAAAATTAAGGAGACAAACGTCTTCTTGGATGGAATCGGTTCCCATTACGGGGACAGATGGCGCAACTTTGCTATCATGTGGGTGTTCATTATCTTCAACATATTAGCAGCATTGACGTTATACTGGGTGGCTCGCATGCCAAAGGGGAAGAGAAGAATGTGA